tacttatatataaaaataaaattgaatttcttcTGCAGCAGGAACGTAACGTCAACGTGGCTTTAAAACAGAAATGTGTACTTCCATCATTCTGAAAAGCTTGGATGAAAGATGACGTCATTTACATTTAGAATAATAATACAATCGCAAAACTTAAAAGTATTCTCTTCCCTTTTAATCCTTTGCTTGCTTTGCCGAAGGAAGGCTACACCCGAAGATAACAAACAGTACACCACCACCACCTAATTGtctattaattaaagaaattaaaaaaaaagggaaaagaaatcaGAACAATGTAGGCCCCAGATGAAAATCAGAGCGCTATTGGGGAGTAATCCAAAAAAATCAGAGCGCTATAGATTTCTCCGGAGATCCACGACCACGACGCTCACGTTGTCCGTGCTGTGCCTCGCCAGCGCCAGTTTGGTAAGCAGCATCGACGCGTCCGAGCAAGCCTTGTCGGAGCTCTCGCCGCCGTCTGCCACGTTGGCTTCGCTGCCCGGCGACTGCGGTGGCGACGGCGGTTTCTGCGACTGCAGGCACATCCGCGCCACGCTGCACGCGGTGTCGTTCGACACCACGTCCCAAAGGCCGTCGGTCGCCAGTATCAGGCACTCGTCGTCCGCCGTCCGGTCCGTCACGGTTACCTCCGGTTCCGATATCACGAACGGCTTCAGATAATTGTCGCCTGAAAAGAAGAGGCACGTCTTTAAGATTAAGAACGTATTCTTTGAAACTCGAAACTGTCAATCGTTTCGTACTGCAAGATCTGGGGATTGATGGTTTCGGAATTTTACCTATTGCTCTAGACATTGCCAAAACTCCGAGAACTCTCGGCCCGTCCCAATATATGACTCGCCCACCGGCTTTTTCAATTCGCTCCAGTTCGTCTTCTCGATCAGGCTGATTGATTCAGGAAAAAGATGAGAACTAATTCAGGTAAACGAACACATTCGCTTGGAAAGTACAACCAGAAGAAACGAGTAAAATATGGCAACACCAACGGGAACAATACAAGTGCCGGAGATCCAGATCTGGATCTATGGGCCATAGAAAATTGAAGGTTAAAGAGATGCCAATTCAAACTAGATCTTAAGTCATGTTTTGTTATGTAAGGCCTCACCTTGTGATCAGAGGTGAGCGGAACCGCAACGCCGTTGCGGCAAAGCACGGCCCTGGAGTCGCCGCAGTTGGAGACGACGACCTTATCCGGCGCCACAACCGCTACGACAGCCGTCGATCCGACGGCGTCGCACTGCGGAGTCTGGAGGTCGCACCTGCAGTTGGAGGCCGAGACGCCGGCGCCTCTGCCCCAATCAGTGACCTCCTTGTCCATACGCGAGAAGCTCCGCTCCATCATTTCCTTCCACGAAGCGTCTACGCCGCCTTCCACCTCGTCTCTCACTATCTCGTGAAATCGGTCTTTGCACTTCATTGCCACCTGCGAAGATCAGAGCACAAAAAGATCAGCAAAAGCTCCACTGACACAATAGAAGAGACTTCTGCTTCGAGTTTAGAACTTGATTGGAGAATTTACATGTGAGCAGCCGTGCCCGTCGTAGACGCCGAAGAAGTGCAGGCCAGCCGGATTCCGAGGATTACCGCGGCTGAACGACGGGTGAATCGCCACCGCATCTTCCATGTCCCTCCTCCTCCCACACACAGAGGTCATACCGAACTTCGGACACACCTCCACCGCCTCATGCTCGCTCTGGAAAGCAGAACTCGGAGACGCACACCGATTCTCGGACTTCGCCTCCGATCCATTGTTCTCCACTATACAATTCTTAAGCGCGTATGAGCACACACGCGACGGCGAAGCCGGCGAAGCATCCTCCACCTTCCGACGTTTCCTTTCACTCTCCGCCACCACATCGGCGGCGAGGA
This genomic stretch from Diospyros lotus cultivar Yz01 chromosome 1, ASM1463336v1, whole genome shotgun sequence harbors:
- the LOC127789936 gene encoding protein phosphatase 2C 37-like encodes the protein MAGMCFGVVGETETSAPVQPSSRAVRRRKMEIHQLRFLAADVVAESERKRRKVEDASPASPSRVCSYALKNCIVENNGSEAKSENRCASPSSAFQSEHEAVEVCPKFGMTSVCGRRRDMEDAVAIHPSFSRGNPRNPAGLHFFGVYDGHGCSHVAMKCKDRFHEIVRDEVEGGVDASWKEMMERSFSRMDKEVTDWGRGAGVSASNCRCDLQTPQCDAVGSTAVVAVVAPDKVVVSNCGDSRAVLCRNGVAVPLTSDHKPDREDELERIEKAGGRVIYWDGPRVLGVLAMSRAIGDNYLKPFVISEPEVTVTDRTADDECLILATDGLWDVVSNDTACSVARMCLQSQKPPSPPQSPGSEANVADGGESSDKACSDASMLLTKLALARHSTDNVSVVVVDLRRNL